A DNA window from Chryseobacterium sp. MEBOG06 contains the following coding sequences:
- a CDS encoding four helix bundle protein, producing the protein MQIIKVYQHLSSEKREFVLSKQLLRSGTAVGALIREAEHAQSTRDFLHKMSISLKEANETLYWIQLLKDSSIIDISIYNSVFPQAEEMVKLLVSIVKTTKIKLKM; encoded by the coding sequence TTGCAAATTATCAAAGTATATCAACATTTGTCTTCTGAAAAAAGAGAGTTTGTTTTATCTAAACAACTTCTGCGTTCAGGGACTGCTGTTGGTGCTTTGATACGTGAAGCAGAACACGCACAGAGTACCAGAGATTTTCTCCATAAAATGAGTATTTCCCTCAAAGAAGCTAATGAAACTCTATATTGGATACAATTATTAAAAGACAGCAGTATCATTGACATTTCTATTTATAATTCTGTATTTCCACAAGCTGAAGAAATGGTTAAACTTCTTGTATCTATTGTAAAAACGACTAAAATTAAATTGAAAATGTAA
- the mmsB gene encoding 3-hydroxyisobutyrate dehydrogenase has protein sequence MSNIAFIGLGNMGGPMAVNLMKNGHNVIGFDLSETALETLQAAGGKIAGSALAAGGEADVVISMLPSGKHVAELYSEEFINNLKPNTLLIDSSTIDAVTARSVAELAVSKGCRMIDAPVSGGTAGAQAGTLTFIVGGKQEDYEKARPILKCMGQNIFHAGESGAGQVAKICNNMLLAIHMIGTSEAINLGVRHGLNPQILSEIMQKSSGKNWSLEVYNPYPGVMENAPASRNYSGGFAVDLMAKDLGLAAEAGLESKTSTPLGNTALNLYRMWSEAGKGKTDFSSIIQFLNAEL, from the coding sequence ATGTCAAATATAGCATTCATAGGATTAGGAAACATGGGTGGGCCGATGGCGGTAAACCTGATGAAAAACGGTCATAACGTTATTGGTTTTGATCTTTCGGAAACGGCATTAGAAACCCTGCAGGCAGCTGGAGGAAAAATTGCTGGATCTGCTTTGGCCGCTGGCGGAGAAGCAGATGTGGTGATATCTATGCTGCCTTCCGGAAAGCACGTTGCAGAATTGTATTCTGAAGAATTTATAAATAATCTGAAACCTAATACATTACTGATTGACAGTAGTACCATTGATGCGGTAACTGCCCGTTCTGTGGCAGAACTTGCCGTTTCAAAAGGCTGTAGAATGATTGATGCTCCCGTTTCAGGTGGAACAGCCGGAGCTCAGGCAGGTACGTTAACCTTTATCGTAGGAGGTAAACAGGAGGATTATGAAAAAGCAAGGCCAATACTTAAATGTATGGGACAGAACATATTCCATGCCGGGGAATCCGGGGCTGGACAGGTTGCGAAGATCTGTAATAATATGCTGCTGGCGATTCATATGATTGGTACATCCGAGGCGATTAATCTCGGAGTGAGACATGGTCTTAATCCTCAGATATTAAGTGAAATTATGCAAAAAAGTTCAGGGAAAAACTGGTCTTTAGAGGTGTATAATCCTTATCCGGGAGTAATGGAAAATGCACCTGCTTCCAGAAATTATTCCGGAGGCTTTGCGGTAGACCTTATGGCAAAAGACCTTGGATTGGCTGCTGAAGCAGGATTAGAATCAAAAACATCAACACCTCTCGGCAATACAGCCCTGAATTTATACAGAATGTGGAGCGAAGCCGGAAAAGGAAAAACAGATTTTTCCAGTATTATTCAGTTTCTGAACGCAGAGCTTTAA
- a CDS encoding enoyl-CoA hydratase/isomerase family protein — MNFETLLYQQDGHIGTLTINRPQALNALNENVLKELKSFADEIKTDKNIRALIITGSGDKAFVAGADIKAMQGMSPKEAEDFSIAAQNAFNAVETLPFAVIAAVNGFALGGGCELALSCDIILASGKAKFGLPEVTLGLLPCFGGTQRLPRAIGLYKAREMVFSGEFYSADTCKEFGFVNHVFAPEDLLNEAQKLAETIASRGPVAVAKAKQSLNTGFELHIKDGLQQEAALFGELFTTEDHNEGIGAFIEKRSPEFKGN, encoded by the coding sequence GTGAATTTCGAAACATTATTATACCAGCAGGACGGTCATATCGGGACTTTGACCATTAACAGACCACAGGCATTAAATGCCTTGAATGAAAACGTTTTAAAAGAATTGAAATCATTTGCCGATGAAATAAAAACAGATAAAAATATACGGGCGCTGATCATTACCGGATCAGGTGACAAAGCATTTGTGGCAGGAGCGGATATCAAAGCAATGCAGGGAATGAGCCCAAAAGAAGCTGAAGATTTCTCAATAGCTGCTCAGAATGCTTTTAATGCTGTTGAAACCTTGCCATTTGCAGTAATTGCTGCTGTAAATGGATTTGCATTAGGAGGAGGATGTGAATTAGCATTGTCCTGTGACATTATTCTGGCCAGCGGAAAAGCTAAATTCGGACTGCCTGAAGTAACTCTAGGATTATTGCCATGCTTTGGCGGAACCCAGCGCTTACCCAGGGCCATCGGATTATATAAGGCTAGAGAAATGGTTTTCTCCGGAGAATTTTATTCTGCAGACACCTGTAAAGAATTTGGATTTGTGAATCATGTTTTTGCTCCGGAAGACCTTTTGAATGAAGCTCAGAAACTTGCAGAAACAATTGCTTCCAGAGGTCCGGTGGCTGTAGCCAAAGCAAAACAGTCTTTAAATACAGGTTTTGAACTGCATATCAAAGATGGATTACAACAGGAAGCCGCCTTATTTGGAGAATTATTCACTACAGAAGATCACAACGAAGGTATCGGAGCGTTCATAGAGAAGCGCAGCCCGGAGTTTAAAGGAAACTAG
- a CDS encoding Lrp/AsnC family transcriptional regulator, protein MEELDDKDVQLLRLLQKNAKLTVKELAKEVNLSTSPVFERVKRLEQEGYVKRYAAVLDAEKLNRGFTVFCQIKLKIHDRSVGYDFVKEILEIEEVAECYNISGDFDFLLKVQVRDMKHYQDFVFNKLGSVDSIGSTHSTFVMAEVKNNHGITI, encoded by the coding sequence GTGGAAGAACTTGATGATAAAGATGTACAGTTACTCAGACTGCTTCAAAAAAACGCAAAACTGACAGTTAAAGAACTGGCCAAAGAAGTTAACCTGTCTACTTCTCCTGTTTTTGAAAGAGTAAAAAGGCTCGAACAGGAAGGATATGTTAAAAGATATGCCGCAGTTCTGGATGCTGAAAAGCTCAATCGGGGGTTTACAGTTTTTTGCCAGATCAAATTAAAAATCCATGACAGGTCTGTGGGTTATGATTTTGTAAAAGAAATTCTGGAGATTGAGGAAGTGGCTGAATGCTACAACATTTCCGGAGACTTTGATTTCCTGCTGAAAGTTCAGGTCCGTGATATGAAACATTACCAGGATTTTGTATTTAATAAACTGGGATCTGTAGATTCCATTGGAAGTACCCACAGCACTTTTGTAATGGCTGAAGTTAAGAACAACCATGGAATAACGATTTAA
- the metE gene encoding 5-methyltetrahydropteroyltriglutamate--homocysteine S-methyltransferase has product MQTHILGYPRIGGKRELKKACEQYWSGKILLEELLTTGRNICTQNWNIQKDAGIDLIPCNDFSYYDQVLDMSLVVGAIPRRYHEVVLKKNNSELDLYFAMARGYQKDGLDITAMEMTKWFDTNYHYIVPEFYKNQQFKLSSDKIFNEFAGAKQAGISAKPVIIGLVSYLLLGKEKEEGFDKLDLAGNLLSVYTEILTKLQEQGAEWIQFDEPFLALDLTDKAKETYQYIYSEIRKRFPKLKFIVATYFEGLKNNLSLAVSLPVNVLHTDLVRNPEQLEDILNVIPESLSLSLGLVDGRNIWKNDYEKSLSFIRKAVEKLGSERVFIAPSCSLLHSPCDLDFETNLNPEIKNWLAFSKQKVKEVVSLKEIASGTENENILAEFEENKKAIENRKTSSLIHNNEVKQRTNAVTEEDAQRKNIFKIRKEKQQKALQLPLFPTTTIGSFPQTTEVRSWRAKFKKGELTAEQYDTLLKEETQRTIRWQEEIGIDVLVHGEFERNDMVEYFGEQLEGFTFTKNGWVQSYGSRCVKPPVIFGDVSRPDPMTVYWSQYAQSQTEKWVKGMLTGPVTILQWSFVRDDQPRSETCKQIALAIRDEVVDLERAGIRIIQIDEPAIREGLPLRKTDWRNYLKWAVEAFRISASGVEDATQIHTHMCYSEFNDIIENIADMDADVITIECSRSQMELLNAFADFKYPNEIGPGVYDIHSPRIPSKEEMIELLRKAQNVIPANQLWVNPDCGLKTRHWEETEKALIAMVAAAKEASVEYAL; this is encoded by the coding sequence ATGCAAACACACATTCTGGGCTACCCGCGTATTGGTGGTAAAAGAGAACTCAAAAAAGCCTGCGAGCAATATTGGTCAGGTAAGATCCTTTTAGAAGAACTTCTTACTACAGGAAGGAATATCTGTACCCAAAACTGGAATATCCAGAAAGACGCAGGAATAGATTTAATTCCTTGTAATGATTTTTCATACTATGATCAGGTATTGGATATGAGCCTTGTTGTAGGGGCAATTCCGAGACGTTATCATGAAGTGGTGCTTAAAAAAAACAATTCTGAACTGGACCTTTACTTTGCAATGGCAAGAGGATATCAGAAAGACGGATTGGATATCACCGCGATGGAGATGACCAAATGGTTTGATACCAATTATCATTATATCGTACCTGAATTTTACAAAAACCAGCAGTTTAAGCTGAGCTCAGATAAGATTTTCAATGAATTTGCAGGAGCAAAGCAGGCAGGAATAAGTGCAAAGCCAGTCATTATAGGACTTGTTTCTTACCTTCTTTTAGGAAAAGAAAAAGAAGAAGGATTTGATAAGCTGGATCTGGCAGGAAATCTACTTTCGGTTTATACAGAGATTTTAACCAAACTTCAGGAGCAGGGTGCTGAATGGATTCAGTTTGATGAACCTTTTCTGGCTTTGGACTTAACGGATAAGGCAAAAGAAACCTATCAATATATTTATTCTGAAATAAGAAAACGTTTCCCGAAACTGAAATTTATTGTGGCTACTTATTTCGAAGGATTGAAGAATAATTTGTCTCTTGCCGTCTCACTTCCTGTAAATGTATTACACACAGATCTTGTAAGAAATCCTGAGCAGCTGGAAGATATTCTCAACGTAATTCCGGAAAGTTTAAGCCTGTCATTAGGACTTGTTGACGGAAGAAATATCTGGAAAAATGACTATGAAAAATCGTTGTCTTTCATCAGGAAAGCTGTTGAAAAGCTTGGTTCCGAAAGAGTTTTTATAGCACCATCATGCTCATTACTTCATTCACCATGTGACTTGGATTTTGAAACGAATCTTAATCCCGAAATTAAAAACTGGCTGGCTTTTTCAAAACAAAAGGTGAAAGAAGTAGTAAGTCTGAAGGAAATTGCATCCGGAACAGAAAATGAAAATATCCTTGCTGAGTTTGAAGAAAACAAAAAAGCCATTGAAAACAGAAAAACATCTTCTCTTATTCATAATAATGAGGTGAAACAGAGAACTAATGCGGTGACTGAAGAAGATGCTCAAAGAAAAAATATATTCAAAATCCGTAAAGAAAAACAGCAGAAGGCATTACAGCTTCCTTTATTTCCGACAACAACCATCGGCTCATTTCCCCAGACCACAGAAGTAAGAAGCTGGAGAGCTAAATTTAAAAAAGGAGAACTTACAGCTGAACAATATGATACTTTACTGAAAGAAGAAACCCAAAGAACCATCCGCTGGCAGGAAGAAATAGGAATAGATGTACTGGTACATGGAGAATTTGAGCGAAACGATATGGTGGAATATTTTGGAGAACAGCTTGAAGGATTTACATTCACTAAAAACGGCTGGGTACAGAGCTACGGAAGCCGTTGTGTAAAACCGCCAGTGATCTTTGGTGACGTTTCAAGACCAGATCCGATGACTGTATATTGGTCTCAGTATGCACAGTCGCAGACTGAGAAATGGGTAAAAGGAATGTTGACAGGTCCGGTTACGATTCTGCAATGGTCTTTTGTACGTGATGATCAGCCTCGCTCTGAGACTTGCAAACAGATTGCTCTGGCGATCCGTGATGAAGTAGTGGATCTTGAAAGAGCAGGAATAAGAATTATTCAGATTGATGAACCTGCAATCCGGGAAGGGCTTCCTTTAAGGAAAACAGATTGGCGAAATTATCTTAAATGGGCGGTAGAAGCCTTCAGAATTTCGGCAAGTGGAGTAGAAGATGCTACCCAGATTCATACCCATATGTGCTATTCTGAGTTCAATGATATTATTGAAAATATTGCAGATATGGATGCTGATGTGATTACCATAGAATGTTCCCGTTCTCAGATGGAGCTTTTAAATGCTTTTGCAGACTTTAAGTATCCAAACGAAATTGGACCCGGAGTTTATGATATCCATTCACCAAGAATTCCTTCCAAAGAAGAAATGATTGAACTCCTGAGAAAAGCTCAGAATGTAATTCCTGCCAATCAGCTTTGGGTAAATCCGGACTGCGGATTGAAAACTAGACACTGGGAAGAAACAGAAAAAGCCTTAATAGCAATGGTGGCCGCAGCTAAAGAAGCTTCAGTAGAATATGCACTTTAA
- a CDS encoding EamA family transporter, protein MWWIYAILSAFFASLTAIFAKIGITGVNSNLATAIRSVIILLVAWGIVFARSEYRGIPALSKHNLMYIVISGITTGLSWIFYFKALQVGKVTQVAPVDKLSIALTIVLSVVFLGESLSLKTAIGALLIIIGTVVLIFE, encoded by the coding sequence ATGTGGTGGATATACGCAATTCTTTCAGCATTTTTTGCTTCACTTACGGCTATTTTTGCCAAGATCGGAATTACGGGAGTTAATTCAAATCTGGCCACGGCAATCAGAAGTGTTATTATATTACTGGTAGCCTGGGGAATTGTTTTCGCAAGAAGTGAATATAGAGGAATTCCTGCTCTTTCAAAACATAATCTTATGTATATTGTCATTTCGGGAATAACAACAGGGCTTTCCTGGATCTTCTATTTTAAAGCCCTTCAGGTAGGTAAAGTTACACAGGTTGCACCTGTAGATAAGCTGAGTATTGCTTTAACCATCGTTTTATCTGTTGTTTTTCTGGGTGAATCTCTGAGTTTAAAAACGGCAATAGGGGCCTTACTGATTATTATCGGAACTGTGGTATTGATTTTTGAATAG
- a CDS encoding S41 family peptidase, producing MLFYINTAYIKINNSLGNNQLIAEFDKVLDVFFSYKNLIIDLTETPGGGNSTVARAIMGRFTDQQHPYQTHEFNEKKYETLRHWTEYVSPRKEIYKGNVYILVGRWTGSMGEGIAIGFDGMKKARIIGTRMAGLLGAISNFQMAETKIGFQFPTERLYHIDGTPWESFTPGILTQNMEETFQRAREIK from the coding sequence GTGCTTTTTTACATAAACACAGCGTATATCAAGATTAATAATTCTCTTGGAAATAATCAGCTTATTGCTGAGTTTGACAAAGTACTTGATGTTTTTTTCAGCTACAAAAACCTGATCATTGACCTTACTGAAACACCCGGCGGCGGAAATTCAACAGTGGCTAGAGCTATTATGGGAAGATTTACAGATCAACAGCATCCTTATCAAACCCATGAATTTAATGAAAAGAAATATGAGACTTTAAGGCACTGGACCGAGTATGTAAGTCCACGAAAGGAAATTTATAAGGGAAATGTCTATATTCTTGTTGGCCGCTGGACAGGAAGTATGGGAGAAGGAATTGCAATCGGCTTTGACGGTATGAAAAAAGCCCGGATTATCGGCACCCGGATGGCTGGGCTTCTGGGAGCAATTTCCAATTTTCAGATGGCAGAGACTAAAATCGGTTTTCAGTTTCCCACTGAAAGATTATATCATATTGACGGTACTCCATGGGAATCCTTCACCCCAGGAATATTGACACAGAATATGGAGGAAACGTTTCAGAGAGCCAGAGAAATAAAATAA
- a CDS encoding transposase: protein MKKSKFSEHQIINFLKEYESGKSTKDICREHGIFAPTFYQWKRKYGGMDAQHLKELKALQEENARLKRMFADLSLDHRILKDIIEKKL from the coding sequence ATGAAAAAGAGCAAATTTTCAGAACATCAGATTATCAATTTTCTGAAAGAATATGAATCTGGGAAATCGACAAAAGATATTTGTCGTGAACATGGTATTTTCGCACCTACTTTCTACCAGTGGAAACGGAAGTATGGAGGAATGGATGCACAGCATCTTAAGGAGCTTAAAGCTTTACAAGAAGAAAATGCTCGTCTTAAGCGTATGTTCGCGGATCTGAGCCTGGATCATCGTATTTTAAAGGATATCATAGAAAAAAAGCTTTAA
- a CDS encoding Dyp-type peroxidase: protein MNSQNVTDYPNNNTYFLVWNFKQDADPSKIKSVFQRMCALIINLNNSALDRFPDAKASCVMGIGYEAWMELGLSTPLPKEFKKFEEIKGSKHTAVSTRGDLHFHIRADEKSFAYDMASTISDFMREIADCVTEVQGFRYWDSRSILGFVDGTENPHGKDRDYFAVIGDSDPQYKGGSYLFVQKYIHNMNAWKSLSVEDQEKVIGRSKEQDIEMDDDVKPKNSHIALANVGDDFKVVRDNMPFGNVSTNEMGTYFICYASTFSTVEKMLTNMFIGDPPGNYDRILDFSTAKTGTLFFVPSADMLDEFSS from the coding sequence ATGAATTCTCAAAATGTCACGGATTATCCTAACAACAATACCTATTTTCTGGTGTGGAATTTTAAGCAGGATGCCGATCCTTCTAAAATTAAATCCGTATTTCAGAGAATGTGTGCTCTGATCATTAATCTGAACAACTCGGCCCTGGACCGTTTTCCGGATGCCAAAGCAAGTTGTGTAATGGGAATTGGTTATGAAGCGTGGATGGAGCTGGGACTTTCTACCCCATTGCCAAAGGAGTTTAAAAAGTTTGAAGAAATAAAAGGCAGCAAGCATACAGCAGTAAGCACCCGCGGAGATCTCCATTTCCATATTCGTGCGGATGAGAAAAGCTTTGCTTATGATATGGCTTCTACCATTTCCGATTTTATGCGAGAAATTGCGGACTGTGTGACAGAGGTTCAGGGATTCCGCTACTGGGACAGCCGGTCTATTTTAGGTTTTGTGGACGGAACTGAAAATCCGCATGGAAAAGACCGTGATTACTTTGCCGTTATCGGAGATTCGGATCCTCAATACAAAGGGGGAAGTTATCTTTTTGTGCAAAAGTATATCCATAATATGAATGCGTGGAAGTCGCTTTCTGTGGAGGATCAGGAAAAGGTAATCGGAAGATCAAAGGAACAGGATATTGAGATGGATGATGATGTAAAACCCAAAAACTCTCATATCGCACTGGCCAATGTAGGAGATGATTTTAAAGTGGTAAGAGACAATATGCCGTTCGGAAATGTTTCCACCAATGAAATGGGAACCTATTTTATCTGCTATGCGAGTACTTTCAGTACAGTGGAAAAAATGCTGACGAATATGTTTATTGGTGACCCACCGGGAAACTACGACAGGATTCTGGATTTCAGTACTGCAAAGACGGGGACTTTGTTTTTTGTTCCTTCAGCAGATATGCTGGATGAGTTTTCTTCATAG
- a CDS encoding bestrophin family protein: MIIRKKEHWFKMLFVWHGSVLPALLPRLFLLFILSLGIVYLRGIIFSFKIPLNPAPLTLFGFVLALFLGFRNNASYDRFWEGRKLWGALLNTARSLTRQALTLKNNKETSLSVPDFINLLGAFIFALKHQLRGTDAYEDLKHRLSNDQLEIVVQSKYKPAVIMRLLAEWVQKAKEEESIDSIQQSRFDENFDKLSDIVGGCERIVSTPIPYSYRVLLHRTVYIYCFLLPFGLVDSLGWFTPLIVVFVAYTFVAFEAIADEIEEPFGTEANDLALNSMSVMIDETIHEMGGKKLDVSQKVAQHIID; encoded by the coding sequence ATGATTATAAGGAAGAAGGAACATTGGTTCAAAATGCTTTTTGTGTGGCATGGTTCTGTATTGCCGGCATTGCTGCCAAGGCTTTTTTTACTCTTTATTTTATCACTGGGTATAGTCTATCTGCGTGGTATTATTTTCTCTTTTAAGATACCCCTTAATCCGGCTCCGCTAACTTTGTTTGGTTTTGTACTTGCTTTATTTTTAGGATTCAGAAATAATGCAAGCTATGACAGGTTCTGGGAAGGACGAAAATTATGGGGAGCCTTATTGAATACGGCACGGTCATTAACCCGTCAGGCTTTGACCCTGAAAAATAATAAAGAAACAAGTCTTTCTGTACCTGATTTCATCAACTTACTGGGAGCTTTTATCTTTGCTTTGAAACATCAGCTGAGAGGAACAGATGCCTATGAAGATTTAAAACACAGACTTTCTAATGACCAGCTGGAAATAGTTGTACAATCTAAATATAAACCAGCCGTTATTATGCGTTTACTGGCAGAATGGGTACAGAAAGCAAAAGAAGAGGAGAGTATAGACTCTATTCAGCAGTCACGTTTCGATGAAAACTTTGATAAACTTTCTGATATTGTAGGAGGGTGTGAAAGAATTGTTTCTACTCCTATTCCGTATAGCTACAGGGTATTGTTGCACCGTACGGTATACATATACTGCTTTCTTCTACCTTTCGGACTCGTAGACTCTCTTGGATGGTTTACTCCACTTATTGTTGTGTTTGTAGCCTATACATTTGTGGCATTTGAAGCCATTGCTGATGAAATTGAAGAGCCATTCGGTACAGAGGCCAATGATCTGGCATTGAACAGTATGAGTGTGATGATTGATGAAACCATTCATGAGATGGGCGGAAAAAAGCTGGATGTATCTCAAAAAGTGGCACAGCATATCATTGATTGA
- a CDS encoding PhzF family isomerase: MTKEVIVYQIDSFTKEKFKGNPAGVVLNAENLTAEEMQLIARELNNSETAFVFRPASENNDFDYHVRYFTPTTEVPVCGHATIGALYAKAIEDRLESCTIKINTQVGVLPVCIERTTDDYQITMTQGGFHLSPAFDTATIRKIAKALGLKMEDLDEKCPLQIASTGHSKVMIGIKNRNTLNSLKPDFTALIQLSKIINCNGYFVFTFDSDDQNILTYGRMFAPAIGISEDPVTGNANGPLGGYLIQNKIIEITDGTFEFKGRQGETINRIGEIKVEVTVTDSIPETIKITGNAVSVFRTVMQI, encoded by the coding sequence ATGACGAAGGAAGTAATTGTGTATCAGATTGATTCATTTACGAAAGAAAAATTTAAAGGAAATCCTGCAGGTGTAGTATTAAATGCTGAAAATCTTACAGCTGAAGAAATGCAGTTAATCGCCAGGGAACTGAATAATTCAGAAACAGCATTCGTGTTCAGACCAGCCTCTGAAAATAACGATTTTGATTACCATGTGCGCTATTTTACTCCAACAACAGAAGTTCCGGTCTGTGGGCATGCTACTATTGGAGCGCTTTATGCAAAAGCCATTGAGGATCGACTGGAATCCTGTACCATTAAAATCAATACTCAGGTTGGAGTTTTACCTGTCTGTATCGAAAGAACAACAGATGATTATCAAATTACAATGACCCAGGGAGGGTTTCATCTAAGTCCGGCTTTTGATACCGCAACCATCCGGAAAATTGCTAAGGCTCTGGGATTAAAAATGGAAGATCTTGATGAAAAATGCCCTCTACAAATTGCCTCTACAGGTCATTCAAAAGTAATGATCGGGATTAAAAACAGAAATACATTAAATAGTCTTAAACCTGATTTTACAGCTTTGATACAACTAAGCAAAATAATAAACTGTAATGGCTATTTTGTATTTACTTTTGATTCTGACGATCAGAATATCCTTACTTATGGAAGAATGTTTGCTCCCGCAATCGGTATTTCGGAAGATCCTGTGACGGGTAATGCCAATGGACCGCTGGGTGGATATCTCATTCAAAACAAAATTATAGAAATTACTGACGGAACTTTTGAGTTTAAAGGAAGACAGGGAGAAACCATCAACCGAATCGGCGAAATAAAGGTAGAGGTCACTGTCACTGACAGCATACCCGAAACGATTAAAATTACCGGAAATGCAGTAAGTGTATTCCGCACAGTGATGCAGATTTAG
- a CDS encoding FAD-dependent oxidoreductase — translation MLLKDKKVAIIGAGPVGLTMARLLQQQNADVTVYERDKDPYARIFGGTLDLHKDSGQRAMKKAGLLDDYYKLAIPMGISITDENLHVLFTKNITPENQFDNPEINRNNLRTMLLNSLADNTVIWDRRCTDLEIRNGKWILLFENGTQSEADLIIAANGGMSGIRKFVTDTSVEDTGTLIVQGDIPDPQKDCKEFYQLCNGKRLMAAYQGNLIVINPNNNGALSYGVIFKNPYDKEFQSKDSDTVRKLLVERFSPWDYRYKDLFQSTSTFWSFPTRKLPLNTAWKNNRPLPITLIGDAAHLMPPFAGQGVNTGLMDALILSNNLTSGDYNSLQEAIEDYEQQMFIYAAEAQLSSSRNEMEMRDPDFSFRQLIQ, via the coding sequence ATGTTATTAAAAGATAAAAAGGTAGCCATTATCGGAGCAGGTCCGGTTGGTCTCACAATGGCAAGATTACTTCAACAGCAAAACGCTGATGTTACCGTCTATGAAAGAGATAAAGATCCCTACGCCAGAATTTTCGGCGGGACACTCGATCTGCACAAGGACTCGGGCCAGAGAGCCATGAAAAAAGCAGGATTGCTGGACGATTATTACAAATTGGCAATACCAATGGGTATAAGTATTACTGATGAAAATCTTCATGTACTGTTTACAAAAAATATCACCCCTGAAAATCAATTTGACAATCCTGAAATCAACAGGAACAATTTAAGAACAATGTTGCTGAACAGTCTGGCAGACAATACTGTTATCTGGGACAGAAGGTGTACTGATCTTGAAATCCGGAACGGAAAATGGATACTGCTTTTTGAAAACGGAACACAGTCTGAGGCTGATCTCATTATAGCTGCCAATGGCGGAATGTCCGGAATAAGAAAATTTGTTACGGATACATCAGTTGAAGATACCGGAACCCTTATTGTTCAGGGTGATATTCCTGATCCTCAAAAAGATTGCAAAGAATTTTATCAGTTATGTAATGGTAAAAGATTGATGGCGGCTTATCAAGGTAATCTAATTGTAATTAATCCCAATAACAATGGGGCATTGAGCTATGGCGTGATTTTTAAAAATCCTTATGATAAGGAATTTCAATCAAAAGATTCAGACACTGTCCGTAAACTGCTTGTAGAAAGGTTTTCTCCCTGGGATTATCGTTATAAAGATTTATTTCAGTCAACTTCAACTTTCTGGAGTTTTCCAACAAGAAAATTACCTTTGAACACTGCCTGGAAAAATAACCGCCCCTTACCTATTACCCTGATAGGAGATGCCGCCCACCTTATGCCTCCTTTTGCCGGCCAGGGTGTCAATACAGGATTAATGGATGCATTGATATTATCCAACAACCTTACCAGCGGAGATTATAATTCTTTACAAGAAGCCATTGAAGATTATGAACAGCAAATGTTTATCTATGCTGCAGAAGCACAGCTTTCATCATCCAGAAACGAAATGGAAATGCGCGATCCTGATTTTTCCTTCCGGCAGTTGATTCAATAA